In one window of Hymenobacter nivis DNA:
- a CDS encoding phage terminase small subunit P27 family → MAAGRPLKPTALKRLGGTLQLCRTNAHEPVSAVLLPTPPAWLSDKARQYWAEIGAVLLDMKLCTVADGPALQLLTETLAEWAEARQAVHTKGLVYETKMVTGDIMQRPVPEVAIASDAMKRSLRMLAEFGLTPASRGKVSALGDDDGLDPFAQMLEDMKG, encoded by the coding sequence ATGGCTGCTGGCCGACCTCTGAAACCCACCGCATTAAAAAGGCTTGGCGGCACGTTGCAGCTGTGCCGCACCAACGCCCACGAACCCGTGTCGGCCGTGCTGCTACCCACCCCGCCCGCCTGGCTGAGCGACAAGGCCCGGCAATACTGGGCCGAAATCGGGGCCGTACTGCTGGACATGAAGCTGTGCACCGTCGCCGACGGGCCGGCGCTGCAACTGCTGACCGAAACGCTGGCCGAATGGGCGGAAGCCCGCCAAGCCGTGCACACCAAAGGGCTTGTCTACGAAACGAAAATGGTAACCGGCGACATCATGCAGCGCCCCGTGCCAGAAGTGGCAATTGCCTCCGATGCCATGAAGCGGAGCTTGCGGATGCTGGCCGAATTCGGGCTGACCCCGGCCAGTAGGGGAAAGGTTTCCGCCTTGGGAGACGACGACGGCCTTGACCCCTTCGCCCAAATGCTGGAAGATATGAAAGGATAA
- a CDS encoding TCR/Tet family MFS transporter, translated as MPAPSSSPRPAALGFIFVTVLIDVIGLGIIIPVLPKLLEQLTGEGISRVSLYAGWLSFAYAGAQFVCAPVVGALSDRLGRRPVLLAALLGLGLDYVFLSFAPTLAWLFVGRVLAGITGASFTTATAYIADISTPEKRSQNFGLVGAAFGVGFIIGPALGGLLATWGARVPFMAAAVLSLVNFCYGYFVLPESLPAERRRPFAWARANPVASLLRLGRYPVILGLVASLVLIYLAGSATQSVWTFYTIYKFGWGTKLVGYSLGAVGLFTALVQGGLVRVAIPKLGAPRAIVVGLLCYAVGFVLFAFATRGWMMFAFLVPYCLGGIAGPALQGTISGQVPPTEQGELQGALTSLISLTGVAGPLLMTHLFAAFTGPGAPVEFPGAPFVLGAVLTVASAALAVRTLRKYPAATAAATGPVTAALH; from the coding sequence ATGCCCGCTCCTAGCTCTTCGCCCCGCCCCGCCGCCCTGGGTTTTATTTTCGTCACCGTACTCATCGACGTCATTGGGTTGGGTATCATCATTCCGGTGCTGCCCAAGCTGCTGGAGCAGCTCACGGGCGAGGGCATCAGCCGGGTGTCGTTGTATGCGGGGTGGCTGTCGTTTGCTTACGCGGGGGCCCAGTTTGTGTGCGCGCCGGTGGTGGGGGCCCTCAGCGACCGGCTGGGGCGGCGGCCGGTGCTGCTGGCCGCGTTACTGGGCCTGGGGCTTGATTACGTGTTTCTTAGCTTCGCGCCCACGCTGGCCTGGCTATTTGTGGGCCGGGTGCTGGCGGGCATCACGGGGGCCAGCTTCACCACGGCCACGGCCTACATCGCCGACATCAGCACGCCCGAAAAGCGCAGCCAGAACTTTGGCTTGGTGGGGGCGGCCTTTGGGGTGGGCTTCATCATCGGGCCGGCACTGGGCGGATTGCTGGCTACCTGGGGGGCCCGGGTGCCGTTCATGGCCGCGGCGGTCCTGAGCCTGGTTAACTTCTGCTACGGCTACTTCGTGCTGCCCGAGTCGTTGCCCGCCGAGCGGCGGCGGCCCTTTGCTTGGGCCCGCGCCAACCCTGTGGCCTCGCTGCTGCGGCTGGGGCGCTACCCGGTCATCCTGGGGCTGGTGGCCTCGCTGGTGCTCATCTACTTGGCGGGCTCGGCCACGCAGTCTGTCTGGACGTTCTACACCATTTATAAGTTTGGCTGGGGCACTAAGCTGGTGGGCTACTCGCTGGGCGCAGTGGGTTTGTTTACGGCCCTGGTGCAGGGCGGGCTGGTGCGGGTGGCCATCCCGAAGCTAGGGGCCCCGCGCGCCATTGTGGTGGGGCTGCTGTGCTACGCAGTTGGTTTTGTGCTGTTTGCCTTCGCCACGCGGGGCTGGATGATGTTCGCCTTTTTAGTGCCGTATTGCCTGGGCGGCATTGCGGGGCCGGCGTTGCAGGGCACCATTTCGGGCCAGGTGCCGCCCACCGAGCAGGGCGAGCTGCAAGGGGCCCTCACCAGCCTCATCAGCCTTACCGGCGTGGCGGGACCCCTGCTGATGACGCACTTGTTCGCCGCTTTCACCGGGCCCGGGGCCCCGGTCGAATTTCCAGGGGCCCCGTTTGTGCTCGGGGCCGTGCTCACGGTGGCCAGCGCCGCCTTGGCTGTGCGCACGCTGCGCAAATACCCCGCAGCTACTGCGGCGGCCACTGGCCCGGTAACCGCCGCGCTGCACTAA
- a CDS encoding BlaI/MecI/CopY family transcriptional regulator, producing the protein MERLTQPEEDALLALWPLPGGAFVKDVLDGLPAPRPPYTTLASTLRNLERKGYVHAEKLGNSFRFSTLVSAEDYQRRSLGALVKEHFRDSYKELVSFFAKEEKISAADLQDILRLIEGGDKKAE; encoded by the coding sequence ATGGAACGCCTTACCCAACCCGAAGAAGATGCCCTACTGGCCCTGTGGCCCCTGCCCGGCGGGGCTTTTGTGAAGGACGTGCTCGACGGCCTGCCCGCCCCGCGCCCGCCCTATACCACCCTGGCCAGCACCCTGCGCAACCTGGAGCGCAAGGGCTACGTGCACGCCGAGAAGCTCGGCAACTCCTTTCGCTTCAGTACCTTGGTGTCGGCCGAAGATTACCAGCGCCGCTCGCTGGGAGCTCTGGTGAAGGAGCACTTCCGCGATTCATATAAGGAGCTGGTGTCCTTTTTTGCGAAGGAGGAAAAGATCAGCGCCGCCGATTTGCAGGACATTCTCCGCCTCATCGAGGGCGGCGATAAAAAGGCCGAGTAG
- a CDS encoding M56 family metallopeptidase, whose translation MPSAPLLYLLKAHAVLLLFAAAYSGLLRPLTFFALNRAYLAFALLFAAAYPALPMPALWPAAAPGPAVAWVLAELPPGVPAAALPAPGPDWPAWLLAGYAAGAALLLGRLLMQLLSLARLHRQARSAGASGGVAYRQLAGGGGPFSFGRTIYLDPAQHPAPTELAAVLAHEQAHVRQGHTLDVLLAHVATAVFWLNPAMWLLRRALLDNLEYLADAATLRTGLDRRAYQYSLLRLGPPAGSPALVSPFSLSTLKNRILMMNRPVSNRLQLLRYALAGPLVVAAALAYSAAHAQAAPNPATPADESFAITNKAGTTVMKLAGPAAYYVDGQIRSYANLAKVDPAAVASVRVVPAEQARPLLGTDQATYVITTEAKKAEPAVVAFNEKVRRVAPYRMGIDRQGDATLTRERPSKAGATAAPQGGPKPGLKPFSGAARSYYVDGKHVDEMTATAVKDIVSMQILKGEMAKQFLGYDGDSHLVMVITTKAKIAAPEVVEFNNKIQQIAPLKGLIADLASGVPQLSSPAQAAPPAGREVPISYVAAPALAYITQNYPDSRITGVAEVKNAKTGQLNYRVEVTKGRRPQYAVFDAQGQPVAE comes from the coding sequence ATGCCGTCCGCGCCCCTGCTTTACTTGCTCAAGGCCCACGCGGTGCTGCTGCTGTTTGCGGCGGCCTACTCCGGGCTGCTGCGCCCGCTCACCTTCTTCGCTCTCAACCGGGCGTACCTGGCGTTTGCGCTGCTGTTTGCCGCCGCCTACCCGGCCCTGCCCATGCCCGCGCTGTGGCCGGCCGCCGCCCCGGGCCCCGCCGTGGCCTGGGTGCTGGCCGAATTGCCCCCTGGGGTCCCCGCGGCGGCGCTGCCCGCTCCGGGGCCCGACTGGCCGGCGTGGTTACTGGCCGGCTACGCCGCTGGCGCGGCGCTATTGCTGGGCCGCCTGCTGATGCAGCTGCTGTCGCTGGCGCGGCTGCACCGGCAGGCCCGCTCCGCCGGGGCTTCCGGCGGCGTGGCGTACCGGCAATTGGCTGGCGGGGGCGGCCCGTTTTCGTTTGGCCGCACCATCTACCTCGACCCGGCCCAGCACCCAGCCCCCACCGAGCTAGCTGCGGTGCTGGCCCACGAGCAGGCCCATGTGCGCCAGGGCCACACCCTCGATGTGCTGCTGGCGCACGTGGCCACAGCCGTGTTTTGGCTGAACCCGGCGATGTGGCTGCTGCGCCGCGCCCTGCTCGACAACCTCGAGTACCTGGCCGACGCGGCCACCCTGCGCACCGGCCTCGACCGCCGCGCCTACCAGTACAGCCTGCTGCGGCTGGGGCCCCCGGCGGGCAGCCCGGCCCTTGTCTCGCCCTTTTCACTTTCCACCCTCAAAAACCGCATTCTGATGATGAATCGCCCCGTTTCCAATCGGTTGCAGCTGCTGCGCTACGCCCTGGCGGGGCCCCTGGTAGTGGCCGCCGCGCTGGCCTACTCGGCCGCCCACGCGCAGGCCGCCCCCAACCCGGCCACGCCCGCCGACGAGTCGTTCGCCATCACTAATAAGGCCGGTACCACCGTGATGAAGCTGGCCGGGCCGGCCGCGTATTACGTTGACGGACAGATAAGAAGCTACGCTAACCTGGCCAAAGTAGACCCGGCCGCCGTGGCCAGCGTGCGCGTGGTGCCCGCTGAGCAGGCCCGCCCGCTGTTGGGTACCGACCAGGCCACCTACGTCATCACCACGGAGGCTAAAAAGGCGGAGCCCGCCGTGGTGGCTTTCAACGAAAAAGTGCGACGCGTGGCCCCGTACCGCATGGGAATTGACAGGCAGGGCGATGCCACCCTAACGCGCGAGAGGCCCTCCAAAGCAGGCGCGACAGCTGCGCCGCAGGGAGGGCCAAAGCCCGGGCTCAAGCCGTTCAGCGGGGCGGCGCGCAGCTACTACGTGGACGGCAAGCATGTTGACGAAATGACGGCTACGGCTGTAAAGGATATCGTTAGTATGCAAATCTTGAAGGGGGAAATGGCAAAGCAGTTTTTGGGGTACGATGGCGATTCGCACCTCGTCATGGTTATCACGACCAAAGCCAAAATAGCTGCGCCCGAAGTGGTTGAGTTTAATAACAAAATCCAGCAAATAGCGCCGCTAAAGGGCCTGATTGCCGACCTTGCCAGCGGCGTGCCCCAGCTAAGTTCTCCCGCCCAAGCCGCCCCGCCCGCCGGCCGCGAAGTGCCCATCAGCTACGTGGCAGCCCCGGCGCTGGCTTACATCACCCAGAATTACCCCGACAGCCGCATTACGGGCGTGGCGGAGGTGAAAAACGCCAAAACGGGGCAGCTGAACTACCGGGTGGAAGTCACCAAAGGCCGCCGGCCGCAGTATGCCGTGTTTGACGCCCAAGGCCAGCCCGTAGCCGAATAA
- a CDS encoding acetamidase/formamidase family protein — translation MKTFSLGLLLTAGLLGPPAAQAQRQPQHELQITPATAAWGYYDAAAPPVLRIKSGESVRVHTLITSTPARLEGAGVPPAQVEQSLRDITTQVTNKGPGGHILTGPIFVEGAEPGDVLEVRIQRIKLAIPYAYNAFGAKSGFIPEDFPYAKMKIIPLDEKQGVAHFAPGIDVPLRPFFGSMGVAPPVAAGRINSAPPGIHGGNLDNKELVAGTTLYLPVHVPGALFFVGDGHAGQGNGEVDITALETSLVGDLQFIVRKDLHLKLPRAETPTAYISMGLNEDLTLAAKDAVREMIDFLVATRGLSRDDAYMLVSVAGDLDVTQVVDGTRGAHIILPKSIFGKK, via the coding sequence ATGAAAACATTTTCCCTCGGATTATTGCTGACCGCCGGCTTGCTGGGGCCCCCAGCGGCGCAGGCCCAGCGCCAGCCGCAGCACGAGCTGCAAATCACGCCGGCCACCGCTGCCTGGGGCTACTACGACGCCGCCGCGCCGCCAGTGCTGCGCATCAAGTCGGGCGAGAGCGTGCGGGTACACACGCTCATTACCTCCACCCCGGCGCGGCTGGAAGGGGCGGGCGTGCCCCCGGCGCAGGTCGAGCAGTCGCTGCGCGACATCACCACGCAGGTGACTAACAAAGGGCCCGGGGGGCACATTCTCACGGGCCCCATTTTTGTGGAAGGGGCCGAGCCGGGCGACGTGCTGGAGGTGCGCATCCAGCGCATCAAGCTGGCCATTCCGTACGCCTACAACGCGTTCGGGGCCAAGAGCGGCTTCATCCCGGAGGATTTCCCGTACGCGAAGATGAAGATTATCCCGCTCGACGAAAAGCAGGGTGTGGCGCACTTTGCACCCGGTATTGACGTGCCGCTGCGGCCGTTTTTCGGGAGCATGGGGGTGGCCCCGCCGGTGGCCGCCGGCCGCATCAACAGCGCACCGCCCGGCATCCACGGCGGTAACCTCGACAACAAGGAGCTGGTAGCGGGCACCACGCTGTACCTGCCAGTGCACGTGCCCGGGGCCCTGTTTTTTGTGGGCGACGGCCACGCCGGGCAGGGCAACGGTGAGGTGGACATCACAGCCCTGGAAACGTCGCTCGTCGGCGACCTCCAGTTCATCGTGCGCAAAGACCTGCACCTCAAGCTGCCCCGCGCCGAAACGCCCACCGCCTACATCAGCATGGGCCTGAACGAAGACCTGACCCTGGCCGCCAAAGACGCGGTGCGCGAGATGATTGATTTCCTGGTGGCTACCCGCGGCCTGAGCCGCGACGACGCCTACATGCTGGTGAGCGTGGCCGGCGACCTTGACGTGACGCAGGTGGTGGACGGCACCCGCGGGGCCCACATCATCCTTCCCAAAAGCATTTTTGGGAAGAAATAG
- the thiS gene encoding sulfur carrier protein ThiS: MVCYVNNLPHEAAEQQLLQELLAGLGLAQPHGLAVALNDAVVPRAEWATCAVQPHDRLTIIRATQGG; this comes from the coding sequence ATGGTTTGCTACGTAAATAATTTACCCCACGAAGCCGCTGAGCAGCAGCTGCTCCAGGAGCTGCTTGCCGGGCTGGGGCTGGCCCAGCCGCACGGCCTCGCCGTGGCCCTGAACGACGCCGTGGTGCCCCGCGCCGAGTGGGCCACCTGCGCCGTGCAGCCCCACGACCGCCTCACTATTATCCGCGCTACCCAAGGGGGCTAG
- the thiC gene encoding phosphomethylpyrimidine synthase ThiC, producing the protein MKKKDQAPQHMLVARQPLTGSRKVYVPGTLHPQMRVAMREIALADTERKFDFGFPSESNPPVTVYDTSGPYTDPDIEIDLKKGLPRLREEWIRERGDVEQLPGTTSDYGQQRAADNGLDHLRFEHIAAPLRAKAGANVSQMHYAKQGLITPEMEYIAIRENQRFDELPADDPLRAQHRGHSFGARTPQGPITPEFVRQEVAAGRAVIPANINHPESEPMIIGRNFLVKINTNIGNSAITSSIEEEVDKAVWSCRWGGDTLMDLSTGKNIHETREWIIRNCPVPVGTVPLYQALEKVNGKAEDLTWELFRDTLIEQAEQGVDYFTIHAGVLLRYVPMTAKRVTGIVSRGGAIMAKWCLAHHQESFLYTHFEEICEIMKAYDVAFSLGDGLRPGSIADANDEAQFAELETLGELTKIAWAHDVQVMIEGPGHVPMHLIKENMDKQLKECHEAPFYTLGPLTTDIAPGYDHITSAIGAAMIGWFGTAMLCYVTPKEHLGLPNKQDVKDGVIAYKIAAHAADLAKGHPGAQYRDNALSKARFEFRWEDQFNLSLDPDTARDYHDETLPAEGAKVAHFCSMCGPHFCSMKITQEVRDYAAKQDLTANEVLARGMVEKSREFVAKGSELYL; encoded by the coding sequence ATGAAGAAAAAAGACCAAGCTCCCCAGCACATGCTGGTGGCGCGCCAGCCCCTCACCGGCTCGCGCAAAGTGTACGTGCCCGGCACGCTGCACCCGCAAATGCGCGTGGCGATGCGCGAAATTGCGCTGGCCGATACCGAGCGCAAGTTCGATTTTGGCTTCCCGTCGGAGTCGAACCCGCCCGTGACGGTGTACGACACCAGCGGACCCTACACGGACCCGGATATTGAAATTGACCTGAAAAAAGGCCTGCCCCGCCTGCGCGAGGAATGGATCCGGGAGCGCGGCGATGTGGAGCAGCTGCCCGGCACCACCTCCGATTACGGCCAGCAGCGCGCCGCCGATAATGGCCTGGACCACTTGCGCTTCGAGCACATTGCGGCCCCGCTGCGCGCCAAAGCGGGGGCCAATGTGAGCCAAATGCACTACGCCAAGCAGGGCCTCATCACGCCCGAGATGGAGTACATCGCCATTCGCGAAAACCAGCGCTTCGACGAGCTGCCGGCCGACGACCCGCTGCGCGCCCAGCACCGTGGCCACAGCTTCGGGGCGCGTACGCCGCAGGGCCCCATCACGCCCGAGTTTGTGCGCCAGGAGGTGGCCGCCGGGCGGGCCGTTATTCCCGCCAACATCAACCACCCGGAGAGCGAGCCGATGATTATCGGGCGCAATTTCCTGGTGAAAATTAACACCAATATTGGTAACTCAGCTATCACGTCATCCATTGAGGAAGAGGTAGATAAGGCCGTGTGGAGCTGCCGTTGGGGCGGCGATACGCTGATGGACCTGAGCACGGGTAAGAACATCCACGAAACCCGCGAGTGGATTATCCGCAACTGCCCGGTGCCGGTGGGCACGGTGCCCCTCTACCAAGCCCTGGAAAAGGTGAACGGCAAGGCCGAAGACCTCACTTGGGAGCTGTTCCGCGACACGCTTATCGAGCAGGCCGAGCAGGGCGTGGACTACTTCACCATCCACGCCGGTGTGCTGCTGCGCTACGTGCCGATGACCGCCAAGCGCGTGACCGGCATCGTGTCGCGCGGTGGCGCCATTATGGCCAAATGGTGCCTGGCGCACCACCAGGAGAGCTTCCTCTACACGCACTTCGAAGAAATTTGCGAGATTATGAAGGCCTACGACGTGGCCTTTTCGCTGGGCGACGGCCTGCGCCCCGGCTCCATCGCCGATGCCAACGACGAGGCTCAGTTCGCCGAGCTGGAAACGCTGGGCGAACTCACCAAAATTGCCTGGGCGCACGACGTGCAGGTGATGATTGAGGGCCCCGGCCACGTGCCCATGCACCTCATCAAGGAGAACATGGACAAGCAGTTGAAGGAATGCCACGAGGCGCCCTTCTACACGCTGGGGCCCCTAACGACGGATATTGCCCCGGGCTACGACCACATCACGTCGGCCATCGGCGCGGCCATGATTGGGTGGTTTGGCACGGCCATGCTCTGCTACGTGACGCCCAAGGAGCACCTCGGCCTGCCCAACAAGCAGGACGTGAAGGACGGCGTAATCGCCTATAAGATAGCCGCCCACGCCGCCGACCTCGCCAAGGGCCACCCGGGGGCCCAGTACCGCGACAACGCCCTGAGCAAGGCCCGCTTCGAGTTTCGGTGGGAAGACCAGTTCAACCTCTCGCTCGACCCCGATACCGCCCGCGACTACCACGACGAAACCCTGCCCGCCGAAGGGGCCAAAGTCGCGCATTTCTGCTCGATGTGCGGCCCCCACTTCTGCTCCATGAAAATAACGCAGGAGGTGCGCGACTACGCCGCAAAGCAGGACCTCACGGCCAACGAGGTGCTGGCTCGGGGCATGGTAGAAAAGTCGCGGGAATTCGTGGCGAAGGGCAGCGAGCTTTATCTGTAA
- a CDS encoding hydroxymethylpyrimidine/phosphomethylpyrimidine kinase gives MPTPRPYALTIAGFDPSAGAGALADVKTLEASGVYGLAACTALTVQTDVAFERVSWVPLADIQDQIRPLLGRFEVGFVKVGLVESLPLLLELLQWLKAQNPQIQVVWDPVLKATAGYEFHNQPDPQLLQAICQELALITPNQPEALRLCPAATAEAAAETLAAWCPVLLKGGHAAGALATDVLLAAGQRHAFGAPRLPHGAKHGSGCVLSAAVLARLAQGQSLVEACRAGKAYTTAFLASNDTLLGYHYRI, from the coding sequence ATGCCTACTCCCCGTCCCTACGCCCTCACCATTGCCGGCTTCGACCCTAGCGCCGGGGCCGGCGCGTTGGCCGACGTGAAAACGCTGGAAGCCAGCGGGGTGTACGGGCTGGCCGCTTGCACCGCCCTCACGGTGCAAACCGACGTGGCGTTTGAGCGGGTGAGCTGGGTGCCGCTGGCTGATATCCAGGACCAGATCCGGCCGCTGCTGGGGCGGTTCGAGGTCGGCTTCGTAAAGGTTGGCCTCGTTGAAAGCCTGCCGCTACTGTTGGAATTGTTGCAGTGGCTAAAGGCGCAAAACCCACAAATCCAGGTCGTTTGGGACCCAGTGCTGAAAGCCACGGCGGGCTATGAGTTTCATAATCAACCCGATCCGCAGCTGCTGCAAGCCATCTGCCAGGAGCTTGCCCTCATTACGCCCAACCAGCCCGAAGCCCTGCGCCTCTGCCCCGCAGCCACGGCCGAAGCGGCCGCCGAAACGCTGGCCGCCTGGTGCCCGGTGCTGCTGAAGGGCGGGCACGCCGCCGGGGCCCTGGCCACCGATGTGCTGCTGGCCGCTGGCCAACGGCACGCGTTTGGGGCCCCGCGCCTGCCGCACGGGGCCAAGCACGGCAGCGGCTGTGTGCTGTCGGCGGCCGTGCTGGCCCGGCTGGCCCAGGGGCAGAGCCTGGTAGAAGCGTGCCGGGCGGGCAAGGCCTACACGACCGCCTTTTTGGCTAGTAACGACACGCTGCTGGGGTATCATTATAGAATTTAA
- a CDS encoding thiamine phosphate synthase, translating to MQISKLHYLVTHAEAAELACQGGVRWVQFRAKNLPYFEWQQRALETQVVCRRHGATLIVNDNPALALEIGADGVHLGRQDMSPGEARALLGPRFLIGGTANTFADVERLAAAGVDYVGLGPFRFTATKEKLSPLLGLAGYAEILAQCRAAGLALPIVGIGGVVLADVPALRAAGLHGVAVAGAIGGAPSPMAAAAQFLEVLDKPLKAFAL from the coding sequence ATGCAAATTAGTAAGTTGCACTACTTGGTCACCCACGCGGAAGCCGCTGAGCTGGCTTGCCAGGGCGGGGTGCGCTGGGTGCAGTTCCGGGCGAAAAACCTGCCTTATTTCGAGTGGCAACAGCGCGCCCTGGAAACCCAGGTCGTGTGCCGCCGCCACGGGGCTACGCTCATCGTCAACGACAACCCGGCGCTGGCGCTGGAAATCGGAGCCGACGGCGTGCACCTGGGCCGGCAGGACATGAGCCCGGGGGAGGCCCGCGCCCTGCTGGGGCCCCGCTTCCTCATCGGCGGCACGGCCAACACCTTTGCCGACGTCGAGCGGCTGGCCGCGGCGGGCGTGGACTACGTGGGGCTGGGGCCGTTCCGCTTCACCGCCACCAAGGAAAAGCTGAGCCCGCTGCTGGGCTTAGCGGGCTACGCCGAGATTTTGGCCCAGTGCCGGGCGGCGGGGCTGGCGCTGCCCATCGTGGGCATTGGGGGCGTGGTGCTGGCCGACGTGCCCGCGCTGCGAGCCGCCGGGCTGCACGGCGTGGCCGTGGCAGGGGCCATCGGTGGGGCCCCCAGCCCAATGGCGGCGGCGGCCCAGTTTCTGGAAGTTTTGGATAAACCATTGAAAGCATTTGCGTTATGA
- a CDS encoding thiazole synthase yields the protein MKTQPLVIAGRTFTSRLLTGTGKFSSSALMAEALLASGSELVTVALKRVNVADADDDILRHLGHSQFSLLPNTSGVRTAREAVFAAQLAREALETNWLKLEIHPDPKYLLPDPIETLRAAEELVKLGFVVLPYIHADPVLCKRLEEVGVAAVMPLGAPIGSNKGLLTKEFLEIIIGQSRVPVVIDAGLGAPSHAAAALEMGAAAVLVNTAIAVAGQPVAMAVAFRLAVEAGRLAYEARLAAPAAAAVASSPLTAFLD from the coding sequence ATGAAAACCCAACCCCTGGTAATTGCCGGGCGCACGTTCACGTCGCGGCTGCTTACGGGCACCGGCAAGTTTAGCTCGTCGGCGCTGATGGCAGAAGCCTTGCTGGCCTCCGGATCGGAGCTGGTGACGGTGGCCCTGAAGCGCGTGAACGTGGCCGACGCCGATGATGACATCCTGCGCCACCTGGGCCACTCGCAGTTCAGTTTGCTACCCAACACCTCGGGCGTGCGCACGGCCAGGGAAGCCGTTTTTGCTGCCCAGCTGGCCCGCGAGGCCCTGGAAACCAACTGGCTGAAGCTCGAAATTCACCCCGACCCCAAGTACCTGCTGCCCGACCCCATTGAAACCCTGCGCGCCGCCGAGGAACTGGTGAAGCTGGGCTTTGTGGTGCTGCCCTACATCCACGCCGACCCGGTGCTGTGCAAGCGCCTGGAGGAAGTGGGCGTAGCCGCCGTGATGCCGCTCGGGGCCCCCATCGGCTCCAACAAAGGCTTGCTGACCAAGGAGTTTCTGGAAATCATCATCGGCCAGAGCCGGGTGCCGGTGGTGATTGACGCCGGCCTCGGGGCCCCCTCGCACGCCGCCGCCGCCCTGGAAATGGGCGCCGCCGCGGTACTCGTGAACACCGCCATTGCCGTGGCTGGCCAGCCCGTAGCCATGGCCGTTGCCTTCAGGCTGGCGGTAGAGGCTGGGCGCTTGGCCTACGAGGCCCGGCTGGCCGCACCGGCGGCGGCGGCCGTGGCCAGCTCGCCGCTCACAGCATTTCTGGATTAA
- the thiH gene encoding 2-iminoacetate synthase ThiH gives MSFRPVFEAHAWDDVKASIYAKTAADVERALAAPRRTLDDFKALISPAAAPYLEQMAQLSQGRTRQRFGYTMQMYVPLYLSNECQNICTYCGFSLDNKIARRTLSSVEMLAEAAVLKGWGYEHVLLVTGEANQTVGVEYLEKALRTLRPHFAHLSMEVQPLDQEDYERLIPEGLNTVLVYQETYHQEDYKKHHLKGKKSNFYYRLDTPDRLGRAGIHKMGLGVLIGLEDWRTDCFYTALHLDYLERTYWQTKYSLSFPRLRPAVGTLPPKVEMSDRELVQLICAYRLLSDEVELSLSTRENPTFRDHVVQLGITSLSAGSKTNPGGYAVAPESLEQFEISDERSPATIAAMLRRQGLEPIWKDWDATLTALAR, from the coding sequence ATGAGCTTCCGCCCCGTTTTTGAGGCCCACGCATGGGATGACGTTAAGGCTAGCATTTACGCCAAAACGGCGGCCGATGTAGAACGGGCCCTGGCCGCGCCGCGCCGCACGCTGGACGATTTCAAGGCCCTGATTTCGCCCGCGGCGGCGCCTTATCTGGAGCAGATGGCGCAGCTCAGCCAGGGGCGCACGCGCCAGCGGTTCGGCTACACCATGCAGATGTACGTGCCGCTGTATCTGAGCAACGAATGTCAGAACATCTGCACGTACTGCGGTTTTAGCCTGGACAATAAAATAGCCCGGCGCACCCTCAGTAGCGTGGAAATGCTGGCCGAGGCCGCCGTATTGAAGGGCTGGGGCTACGAGCACGTACTGCTGGTGACCGGCGAGGCTAACCAAACCGTGGGCGTCGAGTACCTCGAAAAGGCCCTGCGCACGCTGCGCCCGCACTTCGCCCATTTGTCGATGGAAGTGCAGCCGCTGGACCAGGAAGACTACGAACGCCTCATTCCCGAGGGGCTGAATACGGTGCTGGTATACCAAGAGACTTACCACCAGGAGGACTACAAAAAACACCACCTGAAGGGCAAAAAGTCTAATTTCTACTACCGCCTCGATACGCCCGACCGGCTGGGGCGGGCCGGCATTCATAAGATGGGCTTGGGCGTATTGATTGGGCTGGAAGACTGGCGCACCGACTGCTTCTACACCGCGCTGCACCTTGATTACCTGGAGCGTACGTACTGGCAGACTAAGTACAGCCTGTCGTTTCCGCGGCTGCGGCCGGCCGTAGGAACCCTGCCGCCGAAGGTGGAAATGAGCGACCGGGAGCTGGTGCAGCTCATCTGCGCCTACCGGCTGCTGAGCGACGAAGTAGAGCTGTCGCTCTCGACGCGCGAAAACCCAACCTTCCGCGACCATGTTGTGCAGTTGGGCATCACCAGCCTCAGCGCCGGCTCCAAAACCAACCCCGGCGGCTATGCCGTGGCCCCGGAGTCGCTGGAGCAGTTCGAGATTTCCGACGAGCGTAGCCCGGCCACCATCGCGGCCATGCTACGCCGCCAGGGCCTCGAACCCATCTGGAAAGACTGGGATGCCACCCTCACTGCCCTCGCCCGATGA